A genomic window from Burkholderiales bacterium includes:
- the dcd gene encoding dCTP deaminase: MSIKSDKWIRRMAEKHGMIEPFEPNQVKQLNGRQVVSYGTSSYGYDIRCSDEFKLFTNINTTIVDPKNFDANSFVDVKGDICIIPPNSFALARTVEYFRIPRNVLTLCLGKSTYARCGIIVNVTPLEPEWEGFVTLEFSNTTPLPAKIYANEGVAQVIFFESDEVCSTSYKDRGGKYQGQQGVTLPKI, encoded by the coding sequence GTGTCGATCAAATCAGATAAATGGATTCGCCGCATGGCGGAAAAGCACGGCATGATAGAACCCTTTGAGCCTAATCAGGTAAAACAGCTCAACGGTCGGCAGGTCGTATCCTACGGCACTTCGAGTTACGGCTACGATATTCGCTGCTCAGATGAATTTAAGCTGTTCACCAATATCAATACCACCATTGTGGACCCTAAGAACTTCGATGCCAATTCGTTCGTGGATGTGAAAGGCGACATTTGCATCATCCCGCCGAATTCCTTCGCATTGGCGCGCACCGTCGAGTATTTCCGCATCCCCCGCAATGTGCTGACGTTGTGTCTGGGCAAATCCACTTACGCGCGCTGCGGCATCATCGTTAACGTGACGCCACTGGAACCCGAGTGGGAGGGTTTTGTGACGCTCGAGTTTTCCAATACGACCCCACTACCAGCAAAAATCTATGCCAATGAAGGGGTTGCACAGGTGATTTTCTTTGAGTCGGATGAGGTTTGCTCCACGTCCTACAAGGATCGTGGCGGCAAATACCAGGGCCAGCAGGGCGTAACCCTACCTAAGATTTAG
- the metG gene encoding methionine--tRNA ligase has translation MGLVTRKILVTSALPYANGAIHLGHLVEYIQTDIWVRFQRMQGHKCYYVCADDTHGTPIMLRAEAEGITPEALIERMHGEHLRDFKGFHIEFDNYYSTHSPETQQYANDIYAKLDKSELIEKRAIEQLYDPVKEMFLPDRFIKGECPKCHSKDQYGDACEVCGSAYSPTELINPYSAVSGAKPITRKSEHYFFQLGKCEAFLKKWTQSGERLQPEAANKLKEWFAGGLHDWDISRDAPYFGFPIPGTENKKFFYVWLDAPIGYMGSFKNLCQREGISFDDYWKTDSNADLYHFIGKDILYFHALFWPAMLKYSGYRTPTKIFAHGFLTVNGEKMSKSRGTFITAESYLKQGLNP, from the coding sequence CTGGGTCTCGTGACGCGCAAAATCCTGGTCACCTCCGCTCTACCCTACGCCAACGGCGCAATCCACTTGGGACACTTGGTCGAATACATCCAGACCGATATCTGGGTGCGTTTCCAGAGAATGCAAGGGCACAAGTGTTACTATGTCTGTGCCGATGACACCCACGGCACACCCATCATGCTACGGGCAGAGGCCGAAGGGATTACACCTGAAGCCTTGATTGAACGCATGCACGGCGAGCACCTGCGGGATTTCAAGGGTTTTCATATTGAATTCGATAACTATTATTCGACTCACTCGCCGGAAACGCAGCAATACGCCAACGACATTTACGCTAAGCTCGACAAATCGGAGCTTATCGAGAAGCGTGCTATCGAGCAGCTCTATGACCCGGTCAAGGAAATGTTCCTGCCTGACCGCTTCATCAAAGGCGAGTGCCCAAAGTGTCATTCAAAAGACCAGTACGGCGATGCCTGTGAAGTCTGTGGCTCAGCCTATTCGCCCACCGAATTGATTAATCCCTATTCAGCCGTTTCAGGCGCCAAGCCGATAACTAGAAAATCGGAACACTATTTTTTCCAACTGGGCAAATGCGAGGCGTTCCTCAAGAAATGGACTCAATCGGGCGAACGGCTGCAGCCGGAAGCAGCGAACAAACTTAAAGAGTGGTTCGCTGGCGGCCTGCACGATTGGGACATCTCACGCGACGCGCCCTACTTCGGCTTTCCAATTCCAGGCACGGAAAACAAAAAATTCTTCTACGTCTGGCTCGATGCGCCTATAGGCTACATGGGCAGCTTCAAGAACCTTTGCCAGCGGGAAGGAATAAGTTTTGATGACTATTGGAAAACGGACTCTAACGCCGATCTGTATCACTTTATCGGAAAGGATATTCTTTACTTCCACGCGTTGTTCTGGCCTGCGATGCTTAAATATTCCGGCTACCGCACGCCCACCAAAATTTTCGCCCATGGTTTCCTTACCGTGAACGGCGAGAAGATGTCCAAATCGCGCGGCACCTTTATCACCGCGGAGAGTTACCTTAAGCAGGGTCTCAATCC
- the apbC gene encoding iron-sulfur cluster carrier protein ApbC: MAISEQEVQSALKEFADPYTHKDFISTKSAKNIKVDGNDVSLEIVLGYPAKSVSEQIRKQVIAKLKTLSGIGNISVNVTTKIVSHSVQRGVKLIPNVKNIIAVASGKGGVGKSTTAVNLALALSAEGATVGILDADIYGPSQPTMLGIQGRPESRDGKSLEPMEAHGLQAMSIGFLIDVETPMVWRGPMVTQALEQLLTETRWRELDYLVVDLPPGTGDIQLTLAQKVPVTGAIIVTTPQDIALLDARKGLKMFEKVGIPIIGVVENMSTHICSRCGHEEHIFGAGGGEKMCQDYKVEFLGALPLDINIREHADSGKPTVVVDPDGRVSQIYRSIARKAALKIAEQAQDRTALFPKIVIQNT; this comes from the coding sequence ATGGCTATTTCGGAGCAGGAGGTTCAGTCCGCACTCAAGGAATTCGCGGATCCCTATACTCACAAGGACTTTATTTCCACTAAATCGGCCAAGAACATCAAGGTCGACGGCAACGACGTTTCGCTCGAGATTGTGCTGGGTTATCCGGCGAAGAGCGTAAGCGAGCAGATCCGCAAGCAGGTTATTGCCAAGCTTAAGACTCTTTCGGGCATAGGCAATATCAGCGTGAACGTTACCACCAAAATCGTCTCACACAGCGTGCAGCGCGGGGTGAAGCTCATCCCGAACGTCAAAAATATCATTGCCGTGGCCTCTGGCAAGGGCGGGGTGGGAAAATCGACCACCGCGGTCAACCTGGCGTTGGCGCTATCGGCCGAAGGCGCAACGGTCGGGATACTGGATGCGGATATTTATGGCCCTTCGCAGCCCACCATGCTGGGCATCCAGGGTCGCCCGGAATCGCGCGACGGCAAGAGCCTCGAGCCTATGGAAGCGCACGGCCTGCAGGCGATGTCCATAGGGTTTCTGATCGACGTCGAGACGCCAATGGTATGGCGCGGTCCGATGGTGACCCAGGCACTGGAACAGCTGCTTACAGAAACCCGCTGGCGCGAACTGGATTATTTGGTCGTGGATCTCCCTCCGGGCACCGGCGATATTCAATTGACGCTGGCTCAGAAAGTTCCGGTGACCGGCGCAATAATTGTGACCACGCCGCAGGATATCGCGCTGCTCGATGCACGCAAAGGACTCAAGATGTTCGAGAAAGTCGGCATACCCATCATCGGCGTCGTGGAAAACATGAGTACCCATATATGCTCCCGGTGCGGACACGAGGAACATATTTTTGGCGCCGGCGGTGGTGAAAAGATGTGCCAGGACTACAAGGTCGAGTTTCTGGGCGCGCTCCCGCTGGACATTAACATTCGCGAGCATGCGGATTCCGGCAAACCGACAGTAGTCGTTGATCCGGACGGGCGCGTAAGCCAGATTTACCGCAGCATTGCCCGAAAAGCGGCGCTAAAAATTGCTGAGCAGGCGCAAGACAGGACCGCGCTCTTCCCAAAGATTGTAATTCAAAATACCTAA